One stretch of Corallococcus soli DNA includes these proteins:
- the tssE gene encoding type VI secretion system baseplate subunit TssE, which produces MAERGLLSRIAAGQGSLVSQGDIVESVAAHLRVLLNTRRGESAAAPNFGILDFNDVVHMYPSAIPRMQQSIRAAIQEFEPRLKSVVVTHQPNEDDPTALMFDISAQLSWRGQRGALRFHTHIHPGGKVDLW; this is translated from the coding sequence ATGGCTGAACGAGGACTGCTTTCGCGCATCGCGGCCGGTCAGGGCTCGCTGGTGTCCCAGGGGGACATCGTCGAGTCGGTGGCCGCGCACCTGCGCGTGCTGCTCAACACGCGTCGGGGTGAATCCGCCGCGGCGCCGAACTTCGGCATCCTCGACTTCAACGACGTCGTGCACATGTACCCGTCCGCCATCCCGAGGATGCAGCAGTCCATCCGCGCGGCCATCCAGGAGTTCGAGCCGCGCCTGAAGAGCGTGGTGGTGACCCACCAGCCCAACGAGGACGACCCCACGGCCCTGATGTTCGACATCAGCGCGCAGCTGTCCTGGCGGGGCCAGCGCGGCGCCCTGCGGTTCCATACGCACATCCATCCGGGCGGCAAGGTGGACCTGTGGTGA
- the tssD gene encoding type VI secretion system tube protein TssD, which produces MAETVHLYLKANGSEIKGESTQTSLGREGSIECVYYEQEVITAREAGSGLATGRRQYPPLLIRKRIDKSSPLLMKALAENQVVEGVLKFFRPNPTGDGTTEQFYTVGFAQGRIGSIKQTVPNTIIPATSTEPPLEEVTFVFHTINWTYTNGGVTHEDSWATQR; this is translated from the coding sequence ATGGCTGAGACAGTACACCTGTACCTGAAGGCGAACGGCAGCGAGATCAAGGGCGAGAGCACCCAGACGAGCCTCGGTCGCGAGGGCTCCATCGAGTGCGTCTACTACGAGCAGGAGGTCATCACGGCCCGCGAGGCGGGCTCCGGCCTGGCCACGGGGCGCCGCCAGTACCCGCCCCTGCTCATCCGCAAGCGCATCGACAAGAGCTCGCCGCTGCTCATGAAGGCGCTCGCGGAGAACCAGGTGGTGGAAGGCGTGCTGAAGTTCTTCCGCCCCAACCCCACGGGTGACGGCACCACCGAGCAGTTCTACACGGTGGGCTTCGCCCAGGGCCGCATCGGCAGCATCAAGCAGACGGTGCCCAACACCATCATCCCCGCCACCTCCACCGAGCCGCCCCTGGAGGAGGTCACCTTCGTGTTCCACACCATCAACTGGACGTACACGAATGGTGGCGTGACGCACGAGGACTCCTGGGCGACGCAGCGCTAG